In a genomic window of Variovorax paradoxus:
- a CDS encoding ABC transporter permease — MLKLEPRPELSRFWTFASPILALLITVLIGVALFAALGKDPVKGLLVFFYEPIKNGYALGELTVKATPLLIIALGLAVCFRSNVWNIGAEGQFVFGAIAAGGVALMADKTTGGWIVLAILVAGTLGGMVWAGIVAWLRDRFNANEILVSLMLVYVATLLLSYMVFGPWKDPNGYNFPQSKTFEAVTQIPRLFKGSRVTIGVIIALVGVGALWVFLFRTRAGFAQQVGGLAPAAARYAGFSARRAVWIALLTSGGAAGLAGALEVAGPLGQLTPYVPAGYGFAAIIVAFVGRLHPVGMVFSAILMSMFYIGGELAQSRLGLPKSLTGVFQGLLLFTLLACDTLIAYRVRRKAAAKAAVLTTSSLQASTPLTAPVARTTEGAL; from the coding sequence ATGCTTAAGCTCGAACCCCGTCCGGAGCTCTCGCGCTTCTGGACCTTCGCCTCGCCGATCCTGGCGCTGCTGATCACGGTGTTGATCGGCGTGGCGCTGTTCGCCGCGCTCGGCAAGGACCCGGTCAAGGGCCTGCTGGTGTTCTTCTACGAGCCGATCAAGAACGGCTATGCGCTGGGCGAGCTGACGGTGAAGGCCACGCCGCTGCTGATCATCGCGCTGGGCCTGGCGGTGTGCTTCCGCTCCAACGTGTGGAACATCGGCGCCGAGGGCCAGTTCGTGTTCGGCGCGATCGCCGCGGGCGGCGTGGCGCTGATGGCCGACAAGACCACGGGCGGCTGGATCGTGCTGGCGATCCTGGTGGCGGGCACGCTGGGCGGCATGGTCTGGGCCGGCATCGTGGCCTGGCTGCGCGACCGCTTCAACGCGAACGAGATCCTGGTGAGCCTGATGCTGGTGTACGTGGCGACGCTGCTGCTGAGCTACATGGTGTTCGGCCCCTGGAAGGACCCCAACGGCTACAACTTCCCGCAGTCGAAGACCTTCGAGGCGGTGACGCAGATCCCGCGCCTGTTCAAGGGCTCGCGCGTGACGATCGGGGTGATCATCGCGCTGGTGGGGGTGGGGGCGCTGTGGGTGTTCCTGTTCCGCACGCGCGCGGGTTTCGCGCAGCAGGTCGGCGGCCTGGCGCCCGCGGCGGCGCGCTATGCGGGCTTTTCGGCGCGCCGCGCGGTGTGGATCGCGCTGCTGACCTCGGGCGGCGCGGCCGGCCTGGCCGGTGCGCTCGAGGTGGCGGGCCCGCTCGGCCAGCTCACGCCCTACGTGCCGGCCGGCTACGGCTTCGCGGCCATCATCGTGGCCTTCGTCGGCCGCCTGCATCCGGTGGGGATGGTGTTCTCGGCCATCCTGATGAGCATGTTCTACATCGGCGGCGAACTCGCGCAGTCGCGGCTCGGGTTGCCGAAGTCGCTGACGGGCGTGTTCCAGGGGCTGCTGCTGTTCACGCTGCTGGCTTGCGATACCTTGATTGCCTATCGGGTTCGTCGCAAGGCGGCTGCGAAGGCCGCTGTGCTCACGACGAGTTCTCTGCAGGCGAGTACGCCGTTGACTGCGCCTGTTGCGCGCACGACCGAGGGGG
- a CDS encoding ABC transporter ATP-binding protein — translation MTTPRLQLAHITKRYPAVVANSDISLAVQPGEIHAVLGENGAGKSTLMKIIYGSVKPDEGSVAFDGQPVNLRNPQQARALGISMVFQHFSLFDTLTVAENVWLGLDKSLALADVARSITAKASEYGLDIDPARPVHTLSVGEMQRVEIIRALLTDPKLLILDEPTSVLTPQAVVKLFGVLNKLASEGCSILYISHKLHEIRELCTACTVLRGGKVTGVCNPKNESNESLSRLMIGSEPPPLEHRPVHAGAVALRVQGLTLAREDQFGVDLEGVSFEVRAGEVVGIAGVSGNGQKELLYTLSGEDVRAEAAMVRVFDQPAGRLRPRARRALGLHFVPEERLGRGAVPTLGLAHNLLLTRGDAVGRGGWIRTGALERQARSIIERFKVKAGGPKAAARSLSGGNLQKFIVGREIDANPKLFIVSQPTWGVDVGAAALIHAEILALRDAGCAVLVISEELDELFNISDRLHVIAKGRLSPSIDRAAATLAQIGEWMSGLWPGPSGKSNKNQEAAHA, via the coding sequence ATGACAACACCCAGACTCCAGCTCGCGCACATCACGAAGCGCTACCCGGCGGTGGTCGCCAACAGCGACATCTCGCTGGCGGTGCAACCGGGCGAGATCCACGCCGTGCTCGGCGAGAACGGCGCCGGCAAGTCGACGCTGATGAAGATCATCTACGGCTCGGTCAAGCCCGACGAGGGCAGCGTCGCCTTCGACGGCCAGCCGGTGAACCTGCGCAACCCGCAGCAGGCGCGCGCGCTGGGCATCAGCATGGTGTTCCAGCACTTCAGCCTGTTCGACACCCTGACGGTGGCCGAGAACGTCTGGCTCGGCCTCGACAAGTCGCTGGCGCTGGCCGACGTGGCGCGCAGCATCACGGCCAAGGCGAGCGAGTACGGCCTCGACATCGATCCCGCGCGGCCGGTCCACACGCTGTCGGTGGGCGAGATGCAGCGGGTGGAGATCATCCGCGCGCTGCTGACCGACCCCAAGCTGCTGATCCTCGACGAGCCGACCTCGGTGCTCACGCCGCAGGCGGTGGTCAAGCTGTTCGGGGTGCTCAACAAGCTGGCCTCCGAGGGCTGCAGCATCCTCTACATCAGCCACAAGCTACACGAGATCCGCGAGCTGTGCACCGCCTGCACGGTGCTGCGCGGCGGCAAGGTCACGGGGGTGTGCAACCCGAAGAACGAGAGCAACGAGTCGCTGTCGCGGCTGATGATCGGCAGCGAGCCGCCGCCGCTCGAGCACCGGCCGGTGCATGCGGGCGCGGTGGCGCTGCGCGTGCAGGGCCTGACGCTGGCGCGCGAGGACCAGTTCGGCGTGGACCTCGAGGGCGTGTCCTTCGAGGTGCGCGCGGGCGAGGTGGTGGGCATTGCGGGCGTGTCGGGCAATGGCCAGAAGGAACTGCTCTACACGCTGTCGGGCGAGGACGTTCGCGCCGAGGCGGCGATGGTGCGGGTCTTCGACCAGCCGGCCGGCCGGCTGCGCCCGCGCGCGCGCCGTGCGCTGGGCCTGCACTTCGTGCCCGAGGAGCGGCTGGGCCGCGGCGCGGTGCCCACGCTGGGGCTCGCGCACAACCTGCTGCTGACGCGCGGCGACGCGGTGGGCCGCGGCGGCTGGATCCGCACCGGCGCGCTCGAGCGCCAGGCCAGGTCCATCATCGAGCGTTTCAAGGTCAAGGCCGGCGGCCCGAAGGCGGCGGCGCGCTCGCTGTCGGGCGGCAACCTGCAGAAGTTCATCGTCGGCCGCGAGATCGACGCCAACCCGAAGCTCTTCATCGTCTCGCAGCCGACCTGGGGCGTGGACGTGGGCGCGGCCGCGCTGATCCATGCCGAGATCCTCGCGCTGCGCGACGCGGGCTGCGCGGTGCTGGTGATCAGCGAGGAGCTCGACGAGCTCTTCAACATCAGCGACCGGCTGCATGTGATTGCCAAGGGGCGGCTGTCGCCCTCGATCGACCGCGCGGCCGCCACGCTGGCGCAGATCGGCGAATGGATGAGCGGGCTGTGGCCGGGCCCATCCGGCAAGAGCAACAAGAACCAGGAGGCCGCCCATGCTTAA